In the genome of Coregonus clupeaformis isolate EN_2021a chromosome 1, ASM2061545v1, whole genome shotgun sequence, one region contains:
- the LOC121576221 gene encoding voltage-dependent anion-selective channel protein 2: MAVPPSYGDLGKSAKDIFNKGYGFGLVKLDVKTKSSSGVEFKTSGSSNTDTSKVNGNLETKYKWGEYGLTFTEKWTTDNTLGTEITVEDQITKGLKLTFDTQFSPNSGKKSGKVKTAYKREYVNLGVDVDFDFAGPAIHGAAVAGYEGWLAGYQMAFDTAKSKMTQSNFAVGYKTGDFQLHTNVNDGTEFGGSIYQKVNDQLETAVNLAWTAGSNSTRFGIAAKYQLDSSTSISAKVNNASLVGVGYTQTLRPGMKLVLSALVDGKSINAGGHKLGLGLELEA, translated from the exons ATGGCTGTACCTCCATCATATGGTGACCTTGGCAAATCTGCAAAGGACATCTTCAACAAAGGATATG GTTTTGGATTGGTGAAACTTGATGTCAAGACCAAGTCTTCAAGTGGAGTG GAATTCAAAACCTCGGGCTCCTCCAACACTGACACCAGCAAAGTCAACGGGAACTTGGAGACTAAGTACAAATGGGGTGAATACGGCCTGACGTTTACAGAGAAGTGGACAACAGACAACACTCTGGGGACTGAGATCACCGTTGAAGACCAG ATCACCAAAGGACTGAAACTTACGTTCGACACCCAATTCTCACCAAATTCTGG CAAGAAGAGTGGGAAGGTGAAGACTGCCTATAAGCGTGAATACGTCAACCTGGGTGTGGATGTAGACTTTGACTTTGCCGGCCCGGCCATCCACGGGGCAGCGGTGGCCGGATACGAgggatggctggctggctatcAGATGGCCTTCGACACGGCCAAGTCCAAAATGACCCAGAGCAACTTCGCTGTTGGCTATAAGACAGGAGATTTCCAGCTGCACACCAATGT TAATGATGGCACAGAGTTTGGAGGGTCCATCTACCAGAAGGTAAATGACCAGCTGGAGACTGCTGTGAACCTGGCCTGGACAGCAGGCAGCAACAGCACCCGCTTTGGCATCGCTGCCAAGTACCAGCTGGACTCCAGTACCTCAATATCT GCTAAAGTTAACAATGCCAGCTTGGTGGGAGTTGGCTATACCCAGACACTGCGGCCAG GTATGAAACTCGTCCTGTCTGCACTGGTCGACGGAAAAAGCATCAATGCCGGTGGCCACaaactgggactgggactggagctGGAGGCATAA